Below is a genomic region from Primulina eburnea isolate SZY01 chromosome 9, ASM2296580v1, whole genome shotgun sequence.
CTAATAAAAAAAACCAAGAACTTCATTTTTGCTAACAGCTGAACAGCAACCAACAGTTCTAACCAAAACACAACCTCAACAACTACATTCTGCAATTTTGCTGTAGATTACCATTCTAGGGAAAAACTGCGAATCCTAGCACATTACGTATTACTCATCCATACATCTACCTGTTCTCATCGCCTAGTGCTCCTGGCTGCTACCAACTTCTCTCCGCTGCTGATTTCTTGAATCCCGCCTTTTCCCCCATTCATGGAGCCTTAAGTGCAACTCCGCAGCAGCAATCAAGAAATGCACACCCTGTTTGGGGCTCAGGACGCCAATTATGTCTTTCAGAGTTTTCAACCTTAAGTTATCTGCTCTCTGTAGGATTCTACCCAGGCCTGCCTCCTTAGGTGCCAAAGTCGCATCGATGCGACCCTCATCCAATGCACTTCTCCCCTCCCTTATTAGCACTGTAGCAGAATGAGTTAACTCGACCATAGTTGAATCAGCCACCGTCTCCTGCAGCTTAGCTTGCTTCTCAGTTATCTCCTTCTCCTTTTGTATAGTCTCCTGCTGCAATTCATTCACTCGTTCCATCTGACTTGTCGAAAGATCGCCCAAGTCACCGGTACGGAGTCCTCTCATCAGTTCTTCGAACCTGGCCTCGAACTGCAACCCGGACTTAGAGTACAGCAAGTGGAAAGCCATACTAGGCCTCCACCCGCCAATCCACAGGAAAGCATCCTCAAGACTACTTCTCCACGACGGGTTAAACATCGCCACCACGTCGAGTTTCGCCCATCTCTCTTTAGCCGTGTAGTAATGCTCGTAATGTTGGATCACTCGTTCAATCACAGGGCGTAGAATCCTCTCGTCATCCCCTCCTCGCATCCCTGGCGGGATATTTCGTTCCCGCCCCTGCTGCTCGTGCTCCCTCAAGGCGGAGACAAGTTCTTCAAGATGCTGGCTTTGCTGGACGAGCCAACACTCGAAGAACTCCTGGAAATTATGGTATTCTCGGTTTATGTTTGGGAGGACATTTGCTATGTGTGCCCTGCTGCCGGTCGGGAATGACATGGCGACGAATGAATACTAAAGGTACAGCTGGTTCTTGGCCAACCACCAAGTGGCATACTCCCCTCGAGGGAACCAGTTTCCTCGACTATTTATAATCAGCAGCGAGGGATCGTTTACTTATGCATGAAGGTAAAGAAACTACGCATTTACCTTACTCGCTTcatccatttttttttaatatcgaGGAGATATCATCATTGTAATTCTTCAGAACAGACGGTGTTCGGTGCTGATAACTTTTGAATATAATATCTATTTTTTCCCAGATACCGTATAAATTCGTGTAATAATTTAATGTAATCTAAGAGTTCTAGTTTTACACATCCACTTGTGCATTTTTCCCTCAATATTCACACTTGTgccgatttttttttatattttttttgcaCGTACCCATTTGTGCAACTGGCTTTGAATTGAGTTGAAAATCATTTACTTAGTTATTGAGTTCTATTTGATAAAACTATTTCGTAGGTGGTCTATGGTTTGTATTTAAAAAggtgtaataaaaaaaaaatggttttCCCATATACCCATTTGTGCAGTCGACACCTTGAATTGAATCGaaaataaattgtttttttaGAGGTCGCAAATATTTACTTCGAGttctatttaataaaattatctCACAGGTGTTCTATGGTTTGTGATACTTTATGGATGGACCCGCTACCCCTGATTTATAGCCTAAATAGAAGACAACTCATCAAgggcagcacccttagctgctccccttATAtactcagtctctgacttgagcgtcggaaggGTTACGCCGGGACACCCTCCTGACCTCCTTCTAACGATCTTCTTCGTGATTTCAAGTTCATGATAAATTCGAAACATGCGTCTGGACTATTGACACTTGCTGGAGTCGGACCGTAAATTTCCTGTAAGTATCCGtgtgtattttaaaaaagaaaaaaaaaaagagaatggAAAAATTCTCCACCAATAAATATAAACTCGTCATTGGTGAAGTTTATCCCAGCACCGTGGCTCAGCTCCACAAGTTGCCAAAATTGCTTGCGCTGTTTGCATTCAAATACCAAGGCGGTGGGCGAGCCGTGTTGCTCTGCTGGCGGAAGCAATTTTTAAATGTACAACTGTGTGTTTGTGTATGGAGTTCATAACCCCTATGTTGCCTTATAGGTGTGTAGATTAAAATAAGACGTGAAAAATATAACTTTGGAATGTAATAAGAAGCTCATATATTCTCGATTATTTCATTTTATGATGTTAGCAATGTATAAAGGATCAAaaagattatttttttatcGGGACCTGTTACTTTTTCTCATGTGTATATCGTTCATCATATTTGAAATAGTTGttattcaaatatcatatatcagtatcatattttcaatgatttgttctaattttcatccaaaaaaacaaaaatttcgtGTCATTAATACtaattaatacatattatatatgtttgggtacttaaaaaatcatatattaatatcatatctGAAAAATTGATACTCAGATATAATAtattatggcaaaaacttgtgtgagacggtcttacaggtagtattttgtgagacagatctcttatttggatcatccatgaaaaagtattactttttatgttaagagtattactttttattgtgaatatcggtagagttgacccgtctcacagataaaaattcgtaacACTCTCTCACAAGAAACTTATTCatatattattatcattttttaatattttgtatcaTCAAAGAGAAAAGATATATAAACTCAGAGAATGCAAACACATAATTTTCCGATAAAAATCTCATACAAATTTGAAACAAAATTACCCTTTTTCCAATTGCATGGAAATGGAATTAGAGGTTCAAAATTTCTAGGTGGTATAAATGTGTCGAGAATTGCAAACCTTTGTTTTGACGCGAAAGACAGAGTATTCCAGTAACGCAAGCATATCAGAGTCGGGCCCGCCTTTGTGGATCTATATCTCAATTCTCACACCAACTTCGAGGCTGCATTTACATTCCGCATTTCCTAATTTTAGCAAACATATAAAATTACCATTATTTTAAGGATTTTAATGaaaatatcttttaaaaaaattgtttatgaAAACTTATCtcctaagttttaaattttgttaCCATGTTAGAAAGGATGGATTAGTTAAAATATCAAATTGTGTGTTGTATTTTTCACTCAATAAatgaggaaaaatatagagTTATGAGTGTATgaagatttttaaattaattaggttatataaatataagattcaaaacatattaaataaaaaaattcaaaccaaGAATTTATGTGAAGTTGTCAAGTACAAACTTTTCTCGTCGATTAACTGGTAGAACACAGAAATTCTTGTGAAAAAGTTTTAAAGGTTGGTTTCATGTGTTTGATCTCTAACTCGActcaattaataaaaaatattactttttatgtcaaaacAAGTATCACTTTTAATGTTAGGTATAGTCAGGATTCGATCGACTTCATagatataaattcataaaattgtACGAGGAAAAAACAAACTAGAGACTGAtcaattgtaaaaaaaaaaaaaaaaaactaatcgaTCTTAGATTCATGGTAGAAGAATACTTTTTTTCTACCGACTTTTACACGAAACACAGATCGCTTTCTACATCCATTGATTTCTTCTCATTTGACGACAATATTTTGAATAGGATTTGATTAAATTCTTTGACATCATATTTGGAAAAGGACAAGACATTCAATATTTTTATACATCTTTAATTAGATTAAAAATTCTAATTAATTCATCAATATCAAATCCAATGCTGATTGGATTCCAATTCATAgataatcctattttcattgAAGAATTAAGTTGGATTTAATAAGGTaacattataattataaatatttatataaggGTAAAATTTTTTAAAGTATCAAAATACATAAAGGTAAATTTGATATTGAATAAAAAGACACACCGAGTTGTTTATCTTTGTCAAGtccaaatttaatataaatagtaTTGATATAAAAACACCAGtaagtttcttgtgagacggtttcacgaatctttatttgtgagacgggtcaatcctacctatatttacaataaaaatactcatagcataaaaagtaatactcttagcataaaaaataatactctttcatggatgatctaaataaccggtgttcacaataaaaagtaatactcttagcataaaaaatattatttttcatagatgacccaaataagatatatgtctcacaaaatacgactcgtgagaccgtctcaaacaagtttttgcctcattaatctatatctatataaatataccaaTTGAATTGTGATTTTACTCAATTGTCCTCAATCCTCATTAattttcctcattaaaattgtACACATTGACACTTTGTCCTCCTCCtctttaattagttaattaatctTCTTTAATTGAGCTTACTATTTTACCATTATATTTGTTTTACAATTTATCAttttctatatctatatctatataaataaatctatatctatatctatatgaatatatggattgaattgtgaatttcctcTATTGTCCCTATTGAAATTGTATTCTAATGACACTTTGTCTTCCTTTTATGaaattagttaattattattattaatccattgactaattattatttattactctttcactcactttttcaagaaaatcactattataaataaatacatgtttatttattttttcatctactCATTTaacaataatcattaatatatttttattgttaattttaaaactatttactttaatatttacattgacatctcacaaaaaatcactatcataatgttaaaattttaaataaattgttaatCTATACTAATTCACAAAAAATCACTATCAAAATGttataatctatatctatctatatttatattttatataaatatacggattgaattgtgaatttcctcTATTATCCTTATTAAAATTGTACTCTAAtgatattttttcttctttttatgtagttagttaattattattaatccattgactaattattatttattactctttCATTCACTTTCATGGCATGACTACAAATAATATCAAAGTATTTATTCAACAACTAATGATTCGAATCAAtatgtaataatattatttataaaattaattgattttgtgaaaataccttacaaataataataatagtgttatacattctttaattaaaataaataatacaaaaaattatgCTAACAGAGGTTTCGaacttattttataatttatgtattgattatatttttcataatcttagtttttttacaaataatacaaaaaaaattatatttaacaaaacagcaaataagaaattataaatttatatgtcgATATTTAATCTATATTTATATCTATATGCTAATACTAAtctaaatatatgaatgtgaattgtgaatttacataaatatctgtatcttcatttaataataataatttacataaatatctttatttcatttaataataatcattaatacacgttttctttttcatatattcttttaataataatcattgcattaatacattttttatttttaaatttaaaattaaataatttaatatttatattgacatcaaattcacagaaaatcactatcataaatacatatttattttttgtttgtttatcatctatttattttataataatcattaatatatttttatttttaaattaaaattaattactacatattttctttttcatatattcttttaataataatcattaataatttttatttttaaatttaaaattaattactttaatatttacattgacatcaaattcacataaaatcactatcatgattatatatatattttttttttttcatccattcatttaataataatcattaatatatttttttaaatttaattatttactttaatatttacattgacatcaaattcacagaaaatcactatcataatgttataaatttaaataaattgtcAATGTTACGAACATTAATGTAATAATGGGAAAACAAATAGAGATGAGTAtgattgaataaaattaaattattaataaatattaagttCATATAAAACATTTTTCCCCATTTAGAAGGTAGATATATATAGATTACTTATGTATCAACAAAATACGTGATTGAGAGAAAATGTTTGTATGTAAGTGATTTCATTGCAAATATTTAagttatttaatcaattttcaatatatgatgctaaatacatattactaaataatataatatctattaattaatctattaaatatatgactttcatttgtgagcttactattatattattttttttttgttttacaatttgtcatgttaatgttgttatttaagtcattttttatcttagtttaataagatcattaatagtgtatttaactcaatcaaactaattattattttaatttacttttaaatttaattttaattacttAGATTTATATATTGCTGTCAAATAATAATAGGAAGACAAATGGAGATGAGTCGgactgaataaaaataaattattaataaatattaatgtcatacaaaatttctttctcccatttagaataaaaatattttcaaactcTTTATGTGTCAATATAGATATGTGATTGAGAGAAATGTTTGTATATAAGTGATTTCAAACactgtttttaagttatttagtcaatttttttataaatgctgctaaataaatattactaaataatatgctccatttgatcattttgtgttcttgcaa
It encodes:
- the LOC140841707 gene encoding protein DELAY OF GERMINATION 1-like, producing the protein MSFPTGSRAHIANVLPNINREYHNFQEFFECWLVQQSQHLEELVSALREHEQQGRERNIPPGMRGGDDERILRPVIERVIQHYEHYYTAKERWAKLDVVAMFNPSWRSSLEDAFLWIGGWRPSMAFHLLYSKSGLQFEARFEELMRGLRTGDLGDLSTSQMERVNELQQETIQKEKEITEKQAKLQETVADSTMVELTHSATVLIREGRSALDEGRIDATLAPKEAGLGRILQRADNLRLKTLKDIIGVLSPKQGVHFLIAAAELHLRLHEWGKRRDSRNQQRREVGSSQEH